CAGGAAGCGCCGGTGGCGACCCCGGCCGGCGACGTCAGGGTCCCCACGCTGCCGTCGGGAGCCACGGTCACGCCGACTCCCGCCGGGTCACGCTCCGGCCCGGTACCCCCGGCCGCGGTCCAAGCGCCGCCCGCGGGGCCGCCTCCGACCACGCCGGCCACCACCACCCCGCGGCTGACGACGCCGCCGCCGCGCGCGAGCGGCACTCCGGCGCGCCGACCCGCGCCCGAATGGGATACGGGACCGGTGGCGACCCCGGCCGCCCCGCGCCGGCCGCGGCCCACGACCGAAGGGCGGCGCCCGTCCCGCCCGCAAGGCGGCGGGGAGGGCCTCGCGGCGGCGCTGTGGGGGATCCGGACCCTGCTCTCCTGGGGCATCACGGCGTATGCGCTCGCGCTCCTCCTGGTCTTCGCGTGGCCGATGGTGGGACCGCTCCTGCCCCCCTCGGTCAGGCCGGTCGTGCTGATCGGCCAGCAGGTCACGCAACTGTTCCCGTCCTTCAGCATCGCCGGGTTCGATCCGGTGCCCCTGGTGCTGGCCATCGCCCTCCTCCTGATCCGGCCTCGCGTCACCAACCCGCTCTGGCGGCTCGAGGCCCGCGCCCGGGCCCGAGCGGTGTCGACGGAGCTTCCCGAGTGAGCGACGGGCGGCGCGCCCGGCCGCCGCGCCGCCGGCAGGGACCGTGAGGAGACGCGGATGCCGAAGCTGACGCTGGTCCTGGATCGGAAGCCCGTGCAGGTCTACGACATCGACCAGCCTGTGATTCGGATCGGACGAGGCGAGAGCATGGATGTCGTGATCGACAACGTCTCGGTCTCGCGCCGCCAGGCGGAGCTTCGGCAGGAGGGGGGCAGCTGGACGGTGCGGGACCTCGGCTCCTCGAACGGCACGTTCCTCAACGGCCAGCGCCTGGCCGGCGAGCAGGCCCTCCGGCCGGGGGACGAGATTTCGTTCGGCAAGTTCTCCCTCTTCTTCGATCGGGCCCTGACCGATAGCAGTCAGGCCGAGCCGACCCAGCGGGGCGCGGCCGAGGTCGGAGGGACGCTGCTGCTCCGGCCGGAGGAGGTCGAGCGTCTCCAGCGCACGGCCGCCCTCAAGCGGAGCGCGCAGCTCCAGTGGGAGGTCGGCGAAGAGCGGGGGACCTACTACCTGGAGGGCGCGGGGGCCCTGGTCGGCCGGAGTGAGCTGTGCGACCTCCGGGTGCCGTCCGGCGGCCCGCGCCAGCATATCCTGGTGCTCCGGGGGCGGGACGGCTTCGAGGTGCGGAACCTGGCGCGCTGGCGGCGGATGAAGGTCTCCGGCCAGGTCACCAGCCGCAGCACCCTCGCGAGCGGCGATACCATCGAGATCGGCGGGCTCAAGCTGACCTTCATGGACGAGGTTCGCTGAAGGTCCGGCCGCGCGCGCCGCGGTGCCGTCCGGCGGGCCGCGCGCCTTGCGACCGTGAGGGCCCTGCGCTACAATTGACGAGGTTTCCCGCGGACGCCCATCCCGCCCCATGCTCGACCCGTGCGACCTGCATCGGCCCTTCATGACGGCCGCGCTCG
This portion of the Candidatus Methylomirabilota bacterium genome encodes:
- a CDS encoding FHA domain-containing protein → MPKLTLVLDRKPVQVYDIDQPVIRIGRGESMDVVIDNVSVSRRQAELRQEGGSWTVRDLGSSNGTFLNGQRLAGEQALRPGDEISFGKFSLFFDRALTDSSQAEPTQRGAAEVGGTLLLRPEEVERLQRTAALKRSAQLQWEVGEERGTYYLEGAGALVGRSELCDLRVPSGGPRQHILVLRGRDGFEVRNLARWRRMKVSGQVTSRSTLASGDTIEIGGLKLTFMDEVR